The following proteins are co-located in the Nitrospira sp. genome:
- the rlmB gene encoding 23S rRNA (guanosine(2251)-2'-O)-methyltransferase RlmB, with product MIYGLHAVREALRAGARPLQRLLVLGTDRQFGDIVRLAREQRVPVYVEPRVALDRLVPGGRHQGAVGLVAAKAYAEPEDILSSAQAAGQIPLLILLDGVEDPHNLGAILRTVEASGAHGVFIPERRAVGLTSVVAKASAGAVDYVPVGRVPNLSRWIERLKSAGIWVYALDAEASTLYTELDFRGPVALVLGGEGKGVRPGVRAACDAVAQIPMSGKVSSLNVSASTAIVLYEAVRQRREGVGRKG from the coding sequence CTGATTTACGGTCTCCATGCCGTACGCGAAGCGCTTCGCGCCGGTGCGCGCCCGCTTCAGCGGCTGCTGGTGCTGGGAACCGATCGGCAGTTCGGCGATATCGTGCGGTTGGCTAGGGAGCAGCGGGTGCCTGTCTACGTCGAACCACGCGTTGCCTTGGATCGCCTTGTTCCGGGTGGCCGCCATCAGGGTGCCGTTGGATTAGTAGCCGCGAAAGCCTACGCGGAACCAGAAGATATTCTTTCTTCGGCGCAGGCCGCGGGCCAGATTCCGCTGCTAATCTTGCTGGATGGTGTTGAGGATCCGCACAACCTTGGAGCCATTCTCCGCACGGTTGAGGCTTCAGGGGCCCATGGCGTCTTCATTCCCGAACGTCGTGCGGTGGGGCTGACTAGTGTGGTGGCCAAGGCTTCTGCCGGCGCCGTCGACTATGTGCCCGTGGGGCGCGTGCCAAACCTCTCACGATGGATCGAGCGGCTGAAGAGTGCGGGAATCTGGGTGTATGCGCTGGATGCCGAAGCGTCTACATTGTATACCGAGCTGGATTTTCGAGGGCCGGTCGCTTTGGTGTTGGGTGGAGAGGGGAAGGGGGTGCGTCCCGGCGTGCGCGCCGCCTGCGATGCGGTGGCACAGATTCCCATGTCGGGGAAGGTCAGCTCGCTGAACGTATCGGCTTCGACAGCCATTGTACTCTATGAAGCTGTGCGACAGCGTCGAGAAGGGGTAGGCAGAAAGGGGTGA
- a CDS encoding response regulator transcription factor → MYMSTAARTTKGRTKAAIAEPIIPPRKRRPEALTTREQEILELIWTGFKNKEIAQRLKISVKTVEAHRANMMKKIRVSNTAQLLKAAIQGKMLKLR, encoded by the coding sequence ATGTACATGTCGACAGCCGCCAGGACCACCAAAGGCCGAACGAAAGCCGCAATCGCCGAACCAATCATTCCCCCTCGCAAACGACGTCCGGAAGCGCTGACCACCAGGGAACAGGAAATTCTCGAGCTGATCTGGACTGGATTTAAGAACAAGGAAATCGCACAGCGCCTCAAAATCAGTGTGAAAACCGTTGAGGCCCACCGGGCCAACATGATGAAGAAAATCCGAGTTTCCAATACCGCCCAACTGCTCAAGGCTGCCATTCAAGGGAAAATGCTGAAGCTGCGGTAA